In a single window of the Montipora capricornis isolate CH-2021 chromosome 11, ASM3666992v2, whole genome shotgun sequence genome:
- the LOC138024423 gene encoding tetratricopeptide repeat protein 28-like, translating into MADNKMNVFEQHIQQLSVARKEGNRKGEGIAYLNLGNYYYGLAYFEQAKRDYTKALRIFKEIGFSAGEGKACGNLGLACHSLGYLKRAIEYYKQDLSIAKEVGDRAGEGTANGNLDNAYLRVGNFKRAIEYHEQDLSIAKEVGDRAREGMANGNLGNAYLSVGNFKRAIEYHEQHLSIAKELGDRTGEGRANGNLGNAYRRLGNFKRAIGYHEQHLSIAKEVGDRAGEGGANGNLGNFYHSLGNFKRAIEYHEQHLSIAKEVGDRAMEGMANGNLGNSYDSLGNFKRAIDYHEQHLSIAKEVGDRAGEGAANGNLGAAYDSLGNFKRAIGYYEQHLSIAKEVGDRAGEGVANGNLGAAYHSLGNFKLAIEYHEQDLSIAKEVGDRTGEGRANGNLGNAYRKLGNFKRAIGYHEQHLSIAKEVGDRAEEGGANGNLGNSYHSLGNFKRAIEYHEQHLSIAKEVGDRAGEGLANGNLGNSYHSLGNFKRAIEYHEEHFSIAKEVGDRAGEGRANGNLGYTYHRLCNFKRAIEYHEQALGIAKEVGDRAGEGMANGNLGVAYCSLGNFKLAIEYHEQHLSIAKEVGDGAGEGRANANLGNAYHGLGNFKRSIEYHEQALGIAKEVGDRAMEGRAKANLGATYHSLGNFKRAIGYHEQHLSIAKEVRDRAGEGMANGNLGVAYCSLGNFKLAIEYHEQHLSIAKEVGDRAGEGTANGNLGNSYHGLGNFKRAIEYHEQALGIAKEVGDRAGEGMANGNLGNSYHDLGNFKRAIEYHEQDLGIAKEVGDSAGEGRANANLGAAYHSLGNFKRAIGYHEQHLSIAKEVGDRAGEGMANGSLGVAYCRLGNFKLAIEYHEQHLSIAKEVGDRAGEGQAYGNLGNAYGRMGELENALLFNEQHLTISKETEDPIGQGIACYWLGLFHEFLGSLCKALNFYRLSIKHFDETRRLLQAEDAWKISFRDTKQVAYTALWTAPLKNREVDEALFAAEQGRAQALTDILKVRFRVDEEPTSAIARTETISTLMKYLPLQTVFIALAGNTISFWLLRRASGINYREKEIENGSADSLIKTTLKQIGAGAVVQCENRSVHKHRSRFSCSGEVVEESFQSFSVSDNPLQSLYDFLISPIADLLQGDDLIFVPDGPFCLAPYSALSDSVRIRTFPSLTALKVISIALDDFNSKSEALLVGDPCLKEITWGTGGPIFKQLPCAKKEVQMIGKLLHTAPLIGENATKAEVLKRMKSVALIHIAAHGDDEFGEIVLAPNPNRASQIPKEEDYMLTMNDVHAVRLQAKLVVLSCCHSGQGEVKSEGVVGIARAFLCAGARSVLVSLWAIDDEATFLFMKSFYQHLADRKSTSLALHHAMKSLRETKEYSAIKYWAPFVLIGDDVSFEFGLQQLEKNETASKT; encoded by the exons ATGGCAGACAACAAGATGAACGTTTTCGAGCAGCATATACAACAGCTTAGCGTTGCCAGAAAAGAGGGAAACAGAAAAGGGGAGGGTATTGCATATTTGAATTTAggcaattattattatggcttGGCTTATTTTGAACAGGCCAAGAGGGATTACACAAAAGCATTAAGGATTTTTAAGGAAATAGGTTTCAGTgctggagaaggaaaagcctgTGGCAATCTCGGCCTTGCTTGTCACAGTCTGGGATATTtgaagcgagccatagagtattataaacaagatcttagcattgcaaaagaagtaggggatagggccggggagggaacggccaatggtaatctcgacAACGCTTATCTCCGtgtgggcaattttaagcgagccatagagtatcacgaacaagatcttagcattgcaaaagaagtaggggatagggccagGGAGGGAatggccaatggtaatctcggcaacgcttatctcagtgtgggcaattttaagcgagccatagagtatcacgaacaacatcttagcattgcaaaagaactaGGGGATAGGACCGGGGAGGGaagggccaatggtaatctcggcaacgcttatcgcaggctgggcaattttaagcgagccatagggtatcacgaacaacatcttagcattgcaaaagaagtaggtgatagggccggggaaggaggggccaatggtaatctcggcaacttttatcacagtctggggaattttaagcgagccatagagtatcatgaacaacatcttagcattgcaaaagaagtaggggatagggccatGGAGGGAatggccaatggtaatctcggcaactcTTAtgacagtctgggcaattttaagcgagccatagattatcatgaacaacatcttagcattgcaaaagaagtaggggatagggccggggagggagcggccaatggtaatctcggcgccgcttatgacagtctgggcaattttaagcgagccatagggtattacgaacaacatcttagcattgcaaaagaagtaggggatagggccggggagggagtggccaatggtaatctcggcgccgcttatcacagtctgggcaattttaagctagccatagagtatcacgaacaagatcttagcattgcaaaagaagtaggggataggacCGGGGAGGGaagggccaatggtaatctcggcaacgcttaccGCAaactgggcaattttaagcgagccatagggtatcacgaacaacatcttagcattgcaaaagaagtaggggatagggccgaaGAGGGaggggccaatggtaatctcggcaactcttatcacagtctggggaattttaagcgagccatagagtatcatgaacaacatcttagcattgcaaaagaagtaggggatagggccggggagggactGGCCAATGGTAATCTTGGCAActcttatcacagtctggggaattttaagcgagccatagagtatcatgaAGAACAttttagcattgcaaaagaagtaggggatagggccggggagggaagggccaatggtaatctcggctaCACTTATCACAGGCTgtgcaattttaagcgagccatagagtatcacgaacaagcTCTtggcattgcaaaagaagtaggggatagggccggggagggaatggccaatggtaatctcggcgtCGCTTATTgtagtctgggcaattttaagctagccatagagtatcatgaacaacatcttagcattgcaaaagaagtaggggatggggccggggagggaagggCCAATgccaatctcggcaacgcttatcacggtctgggcaattttaagcgatccatagagtatcacgaacaagcTCTTGGCAtcgcaaaagaagtaggggatagggccatGGAGGGAAGGGCCAAAGCCAATCTCGGCGCCACTTATCatagtctgggcaattttaagcgagccatagggtatcacgaacaacatcttagcattgcaaaagaagtacgggatagggccggggagggaatggccaatggtaatctcggcgtCGCTTATTgtagtctgggcaattttaagctagccatagagtatcatgaacaacatcttagcattgcaaaagaagtaggggatagggcagGGGAGGGAacggccaatggtaatctcggcaactcTTATCACGGTCTGGgaaattttaagcgagccatagagtatcacgaacaagcTCTtggcattgcaaaagaagtaggggatagggccggggagggaatggccaatggtaatctcggcaactcTTATCACgatctgggcaattttaagcgagccatagagtatcacgaacaagatCTTGGCAtcgcaaaagaagtaggggatagcgCCGGGGAGGGAAGGGCCAATGCCAATCTCGGCgccgcttatcacagtctgggcaattttaagcgagccatagggtatcacgaacaacatcttagcattgcaaaagaagtaggggatagggccggggagggaatgGCCAATGGTAGTCTCGGCGTCGCTTATTGTAgactgggcaattttaagctagccatagagtatcatgaacaacatcttagcattgcaaaagaagtaggggatagggccggggagggacaggcttatggtaatctcggcaacgcttatggcAGAATGGGTGAGCTTGAAAATGCTCTTCTCTTTAACGAACAACATCTTACTATTTCCAAGGAAACGGAGGATCCAATAGGGCAGGGAATTGCTTGCTATTGGCTTGGTCTTTTTCATGAATTTTTAGGCTCGTTGTGCAAAGCACTTAATTTTTATCGCCTAAgcataaaacattttgatgaaacaaggcgTCTTCTTCAGGCCgaagatgcatggaaaataagctttcgtgatACAAAACAAGTGGCGTACACAGCTCTGTGGACAGCACCTTTAAAGAATAGAGAGGTTGATGAGGCTTTGTTTGCTGCTGAACAAGGACGTGCACAGGCTTTGACAGACATTTTGAAGGTGCGATTTCGCGTTGATGAAGAACCTACCTCGGCAATTGCGAGGACGGAAACTATCTCCACTCTTATGAAATATTTGCCTTTACAAACAGTTTTCATAGCACTTGCAGGGAACACTATCAGTTTTTGGCTTCTGAGAAGAGCAAGCGGAATAAACTATAGGGAGAAGGAAATCGAAAATGGAAGTGCTGACTCACTGATaaagactactttgaaacagatTGGCGCGGGGGCTGTTGTCCAATGCGAGAATCGCTCGGTACACAAACATCGTAGTCGGTTCTCTTGCAGTGGAGAAGTTGTTGAGGAATCTTTTCAGTCTTTCAGCGTGTCTGACAACCCCTTGCAGTCCTTGTATGATTTCTTAATCAGTCCCATTGCAGACTTGCTCCAGGGTGATGACTTGATCTTTGTTCcggatggaccattttgcttggctccttattctgcattgagtgactctgtcaggatccgtacTTTTCCCTCGCTAACTGCCTTAAAAGTGATCTCTATTGCACTTGACGATTTCAATAGTAAGAGTGAAGCGCTACTTGTAGGTGATCCGTGCTTGAAGGAAATCACTTGGGGCACCGGTGGACCCATTTTTAAACAGTTGCCATGCGCGAAAAAAGAGGTGCAGATGATTGGAAAACTTCTGCACACTGCGCCTCTCATTGGCGAAAATGCAACGAAAGCTGAGGTcctgaaaagaatgaagtcagttgctttaatccacATTGCGGCTCATGGAGATGATGAATTTGGAGAAATTGTTTTGGCCCCAAATCCCAACCGTGCATCCCAGATTCCCAaagaggaagattacatgttaacAATGAACGATGTTCATGCAGTTCGTCTTCAGGCAAAGCTGGTTGTGctgagttgctgtcatagtggtcaaggagaagtaaaatctgagggtgtggtgggaatagccagggctttcctgtgtgctggtgcccggtctgttttggtgtcactctgggcaattgatgaTGAGGCGACCTTCTTGTTCATGAAGAGTTTTTatcaacacttggcagataggAAAAGTACAAGTTTAGCTCTTCACCATGCCatgaaatctcttcgggagACAAAGGAGTATTCCGCCATtaaatactgggcgccatttgttctaattggcgatgatgtctcGTTTGAATTTGGGCTACAACAACTCGAAAAGAATG aaacggcGTCCAAAACTTGA